The following are encoded together in the Actinoplanes sp. N902-109 genome:
- a CDS encoding YebC/PmpR family DNA-binding transcriptional regulator: protein MSGHSKWATTKHKKAVIDAKRGKMFAKLIKNIEVAARTGGGDPAGNPTLYDAIQKAKKSSVPNNNIDNAVKRGSGLEAGGADWQTIMYEGYGPNGVALLIECLTDNRNRAATEVRTALTRNGGTFADAGSVSYLFNRKGVVIVPKEGNTEDDLMLAVLDAGAEEINDLGDSFEVVSEPTDLVPVRSALQDAGIDYDSAESSLVPTMTVPVDEEAARKVFKLIDVLEDCDDVQNIYANFDVSDEVMAAIDA from the coding sequence ATGTCCGGCCACTCAAAATGGGCTACCACCAAGCACAAGAAGGCGGTCATCGACGCCAAGCGCGGCAAGATGTTCGCCAAGCTCATCAAGAACATCGAGGTCGCGGCCCGCACGGGCGGCGGTGACCCGGCCGGCAACCCGACGCTCTACGACGCCATCCAGAAGGCCAAGAAGAGCTCGGTCCCCAACAACAACATCGACAACGCGGTCAAGCGCGGCTCCGGCCTGGAGGCCGGCGGCGCCGACTGGCAGACCATCATGTACGAGGGGTACGGCCCCAACGGCGTCGCGCTGCTCATCGAGTGCCTGACCGACAACCGCAACCGCGCGGCGACCGAGGTCCGCACCGCGCTCACCCGCAACGGTGGCACGTTCGCCGACGCCGGCTCGGTGTCGTACCTGTTCAACCGCAAGGGCGTGGTGATCGTCCCCAAGGAGGGCAACACCGAGGACGACCTGATGCTGGCGGTCCTCGACGCCGGTGCCGAGGAGATCAACGACCTGGGCGACTCGTTCGAGGTGGTCAGCGAGCCGACCGACCTGGTGCCGGTGCGCTCGGCCCTGCAGGACGCCGGCATCGACTACGACTCGGCGGAGTCCTCGCTGGTCCCCACCATGACCGTCCCGGTCGACGAGGAAGCGGCCCGCAAGGTCTTCAAGCTCATCGACGTCCTCGAGGACTGCGACGACGTCCAGAACATCTACGCCAACTTCGACGTCAGCGACGAGGTCATGGCCGCGATCGACGCCTGA
- the yajC gene encoding preprotein translocase subunit YajC, with translation MFSVAAASSGGGGSFAPLLLIVLLFGVMYFMMIRPQQKRRREAQAMQSALGPGDEVVTIGGLHGTVVEAGDEVVTLEIYPGVNARYARPAIARVVRQESATAAEPVLAETAPAETAQPVVTEPVADDPIPSPVVETRKSKD, from the coding sequence GTGTTTTCAGTAGCAGCTGCATCGAGCGGCGGCGGCGGCAGCTTCGCTCCTTTGCTCCTCATCGTCCTGCTCTTCGGCGTCATGTATTTCATGATGATCCGCCCGCAGCAGAAGCGGCGTCGTGAGGCGCAGGCCATGCAGTCGGCGCTGGGCCCGGGCGACGAGGTGGTGACGATCGGCGGTCTGCACGGGACGGTCGTCGAGGCCGGCGACGAGGTGGTCACGCTCGAGATCTATCCCGGGGTCAACGCCCGCTACGCCCGCCCGGCCATCGCGCGGGTGGTCCGGCAGGAGTCGGCGACCGCCGCCGAGCCCGTCCTGGCCGAGACCGCTCCGGCCGAGACCGCTCAGCCGGTCGTCACCGAGCCCGTGGCCGACGACCCGATCCCGAGCCCGGTCGTCGAGACCCGCAAGTCCAAGGACTGA
- the pdxS gene encoding pyridoxal 5'-phosphate synthase lyase subunit PdxS gives MSDSRPTTGTARVKRGMAEMLKGGVIMDVVTPEQAKIAEDAGAVAVMALERVPADIRAQGGVSRMSDPDMIDGIIDAVSIPVMAKARIGHFVEAQVLQALGVDYVDESEVLTPADYANHIDKWAFTVPFVCGATNLGEALRRITEGAAMIRSKGEAGTGDVSNATTHMRKIRGEIRRLQSLPEDELFVAAKELQAPYELVKEVAEAGKLPVVLFTAGGIATPADAAMMMQLGAEGVFVGSGIFKSGNPAQRAEAIVKATTFHDDPDVLAKVSRGLGEAMVGINVEDVPQPHRLAERGW, from the coding sequence AGTCAAGCGCGGCATGGCCGAGATGCTCAAGGGTGGCGTGATCATGGACGTCGTCACCCCCGAGCAGGCCAAGATCGCCGAGGACGCCGGTGCCGTCGCGGTCATGGCGCTCGAGCGCGTGCCCGCCGACATCCGCGCGCAGGGCGGCGTCTCCCGGATGAGCGACCCCGACATGATCGACGGCATCATCGACGCCGTCTCCATCCCCGTCATGGCCAAGGCCCGGATCGGCCACTTCGTCGAGGCGCAGGTGCTGCAGGCGCTCGGCGTGGACTACGTCGACGAGTCCGAGGTGCTGACCCCGGCCGACTACGCCAACCACATCGACAAGTGGGCGTTCACCGTGCCGTTCGTGTGCGGGGCGACCAACCTCGGCGAGGCCCTGCGCCGGATCACCGAGGGTGCGGCCATGATCCGCTCCAAGGGTGAGGCGGGTACGGGTGACGTCTCCAACGCCACCACCCACATGCGCAAGATCCGGGGCGAGATCCGCCGCCTGCAGTCGCTGCCCGAGGACGAGCTGTTCGTGGCCGCCAAGGAGCTGCAGGCACCGTACGAGCTGGTCAAGGAGGTGGCCGAGGCGGGCAAGCTGCCGGTCGTGCTGTTCACCGCGGGCGGCATCGCCACCCCGGCCGACGCGGCCATGATGATGCAGCTCGGCGCCGAGGGCGTGTTCGTCGGCTCCGGCATCTTCAAGTCCGGCAACCCGGCCCAGCGTGCCGAGGCCATCGTCAAGGCCACCACGTTCCACGACGACCCCGATGTGCTCGCCAAGGTCTCCCGCGGGCTGGGCGAGGCCATGGTCGGCATCAACGTCGAGGACGTCCCGCAGCCGCACCGCCTGGCGGAGCGTGGCTGGTGA
- the ruvC gene encoding crossover junction endodeoxyribonuclease RuvC yields the protein MRVLGIDPGLTRCGVGVVEGRPGRPCKLIGYYVVYTEPDDDIALRLLHLDQSLGELVAEHQPDSVAVERVFSQHNTQTVTGTAQASGIGILAGARAGLPVQTYTPSEVKAAVTGSGTAGKAQVTSMVTRLLNLDGPPRPADAADALAIAICHIWRGGTRNLLQAAAVKAALRKSGAR from the coding sequence GTGCGGGTGCTCGGCATCGACCCCGGCCTCACCCGGTGCGGGGTGGGCGTCGTCGAGGGCAGGCCCGGCCGCCCGTGCAAGCTCATCGGCTACTACGTCGTCTACACCGAGCCCGACGACGACATCGCGCTGCGGCTGCTGCATCTCGACCAGTCGCTGGGCGAGCTGGTGGCTGAGCACCAGCCGGACAGCGTCGCCGTCGAGCGGGTGTTCAGCCAGCACAACACCCAGACCGTCACCGGTACGGCGCAAGCCAGCGGCATCGGCATCCTGGCCGGGGCGCGTGCCGGGCTGCCGGTGCAGACCTACACCCCGAGCGAGGTCAAGGCCGCCGTCACCGGGTCCGGCACCGCGGGCAAGGCCCAGGTCACCAGCATGGTGACCCGGCTGCTGAACCTGGACGGGCCGCCCCGGCCGGCCGACGCCGCGGACGCCCTCGCCATCGCCATCTGCCACATCTGGCGCGGCGGCACCCGCAATCTGCTGCAGGCCGCCGCCGTGAAAGCCGCACTTCGCAAGTCAGGAGCCCGTTGA
- the secD gene encoding protein translocase subunit SecD: MARPPQGQPHPGRQLAVLGLLFAILYVLVFFGPGTKGLGYQERLKPKLGLDLIGGTQATYQASLLANGQVPNQNSMEEARKIIDQRVNALGVAEAEVVIEGNRNIVVSVAGEANDQLKNVGQAAQMRFRMVLKATGDNAAAAVNPPSAAPSAAPSGSAAPSAGASKAPAITGSAAPSASTGGQGGGEVLGQAPSPSVPPSAPASAVAPAPAPSASASPAPVTADVKAQRAAVEKKVGAAAWAAASKLTEPVDLSTTPTAGEQYKAFNTLTGDEVNALPAAMQFNVPTISCAQLEKRPSGAIDAVDQQVVACQSGAKMLLDVAKVVGTDIDSASPQLDQQSGQWVVSLNFTGSGQGKWTSLTREAYQPAANAPCLTAASALSSGATHCLVAVVLDKKVISAPEIQGVLSGQSQITGSFSPDSAKELADQIKYGALPVTFTPVSTQTVSATLGIQQLEAGLLAAAIGLGLVAIYAFFYYRLLGSVIFLSLLLSGLLTFGALVVLGRTTGFTLTLAGIAGFIVSLGVAADSFVIYFERLKDEIHEGRSARSAVPRAWARARRTIISANTITIMAAVVLYIVSIGAVKGFAFALGLSTVLDLVVVFLFRHPIMTLFASTRAFMSPRVSGLGRALKRQPTEKEA; this comes from the coding sequence GTGGCACGACCACCACAGGGACAACCGCATCCCGGACGGCAGCTCGCCGTGCTCGGGCTCCTCTTCGCCATCCTCTACGTGCTGGTTTTCTTCGGGCCGGGCACCAAGGGGCTGGGCTACCAGGAGCGGTTGAAGCCGAAGCTGGGTCTCGACCTGATCGGCGGCACCCAGGCCACGTACCAGGCGTCGCTGCTGGCCAACGGCCAGGTGCCCAACCAGAACAGCATGGAGGAGGCGCGCAAGATCATCGACCAGCGCGTCAACGCGCTGGGCGTGGCCGAGGCCGAGGTTGTCATCGAGGGCAACCGCAACATCGTGGTCTCGGTCGCCGGTGAGGCCAACGACCAGCTGAAGAACGTCGGCCAGGCCGCGCAGATGCGGTTCCGCATGGTGCTCAAGGCGACCGGCGACAACGCCGCCGCCGCGGTCAACCCGCCGAGCGCCGCGCCCAGCGCCGCGCCGAGCGGCAGCGCCGCGCCCAGCGCGGGCGCTTCCAAGGCCCCCGCAATCACCGGCAGCGCCGCACCGTCCGCCTCCACCGGCGGTCAGGGTGGCGGCGAGGTGCTCGGCCAGGCGCCGTCGCCGTCGGTCCCCCCGAGCGCGCCCGCCTCGGCGGTTGCCCCGGCGCCCGCGCCCTCCGCCTCCGCTTCCCCCGCGCCGGTCACCGCGGACGTCAAGGCGCAGCGGGCCGCGGTCGAGAAGAAGGTCGGCGCCGCCGCCTGGGCCGCCGCGAGCAAGCTCACCGAACCGGTCGACCTGTCCACCACCCCCACCGCCGGTGAGCAGTACAAGGCGTTCAACACGCTGACCGGCGACGAGGTCAACGCGCTGCCGGCCGCGATGCAGTTCAACGTGCCGACGATCAGCTGCGCGCAGCTGGAGAAGCGCCCCAGCGGTGCCATCGACGCCGTGGACCAGCAGGTGGTCGCCTGTCAGAGCGGCGCCAAGATGCTGCTGGACGTGGCCAAGGTGGTCGGCACCGACATCGACAGCGCCAGCCCGCAGCTCGACCAGCAGTCCGGCCAGTGGGTCGTCTCGCTGAACTTCACCGGCTCCGGGCAGGGCAAGTGGACCTCGCTGACCCGCGAGGCCTACCAGCCGGCCGCGAACGCGCCGTGCCTCACCGCCGCTTCCGCGCTGTCCTCCGGCGCCACCCACTGCCTCGTCGCGGTGGTGCTCGACAAGAAGGTCATCTCGGCGCCCGAGATCCAGGGTGTGCTCAGCGGCCAGTCGCAGATCACCGGCTCGTTCTCGCCGGACTCGGCCAAGGAGCTGGCCGACCAGATCAAGTACGGCGCGCTGCCGGTCACGTTCACCCCGGTGTCGACCCAGACCGTCTCGGCGACCCTGGGCATCCAGCAGCTGGAGGCGGGCCTGCTCGCCGCCGCGATCGGGCTCGGCCTGGTGGCCATCTACGCGTTCTTCTACTACCGCCTGCTCGGCTCGGTGATCTTCCTGAGCCTGCTGCTGTCCGGTCTGCTCACCTTCGGCGCGCTGGTCGTGCTCGGCCGCACCACGGGCTTCACGCTGACGCTGGCCGGCATCGCCGGTTTCATCGTCTCGCTGGGTGTCGCGGCGGACTCGTTCGTCATCTACTTCGAACGCCTCAAGGACGAGATCCACGAGGGTCGAAGCGCCCGTAGCGCCGTACCGAGGGCATGGGCGCGCGCACGGCGTACCATCATCTCCGCCAACACCATCACCATCATGGCGGCGGTCGTGCTGTACATCGTGTCGATCGGTGCGGTGAAGGGCTTCGCGTTCGCGCTGGGCCTGTCCACGGTCCTCGACCTCGTCGTGGTGTTCCTGTTCCGTCACCCGATCATGACGCTGTTCGCGAGCACGAGGGCGTTCATGTCGCCTCGGGTCAGCGGCCTCGGCCGCGCCCTCAAGCGCCAGCCGACCGAGAAGGAGGCCTGA
- the pdxT gene encoding pyridoxal 5'-phosphate synthase glutaminase subunit PdxT, whose protein sequence is MNIGVLALQGDVREHLAALAESDVLARPVRRPAELDDVDALVIPGGESTTMSNLAISFGLLDPIRKRIADDLPVYGSCAGLIMLAGTVLDGRPDQETFQGIDMTVRRNAFGRQVDSFEAPVRIEDVEGGDFHAVFIRAPWVERTGPGVRVLGRVTGGDAAGRIVAVRQGNLLATAFHPELTGDLRVHRYFVEMVRQAQDAR, encoded by the coding sequence GTGAACATCGGCGTCCTGGCCCTGCAGGGCGACGTCCGTGAGCACCTGGCGGCGCTGGCCGAGAGCGACGTGCTGGCCCGCCCGGTGCGCCGCCCGGCCGAGCTCGACGACGTCGACGCGCTGGTCATCCCGGGCGGCGAGTCCACCACCATGAGCAACCTGGCGATCTCGTTCGGACTGCTCGACCCGATCCGCAAGCGCATCGCCGACGACCTGCCCGTCTACGGCTCCTGCGCGGGCCTGATCATGCTCGCCGGCACGGTCCTCGACGGCCGTCCCGACCAGGAGACCTTCCAGGGCATCGACATGACCGTGCGGCGCAACGCCTTCGGCCGGCAGGTCGACTCGTTCGAGGCGCCGGTGCGCATCGAGGACGTCGAGGGCGGCGATTTTCACGCCGTGTTCATCCGCGCGCCGTGGGTCGAGCGGACCGGTCCCGGCGTACGGGTGCTGGGCCGCGTCACCGGGGGCGACGCCGCCGGTAGGATTGTCGCCGTCCGGCAGGGCAACCTGCTCGCCACGGCATTCCACCCGGAGCTGACCGGAGACCTCCGCGTTCACCGGTACTTCGTCGAGATGGTGCGCCAGGCCCAAGACGCACGGTAG
- the ruvA gene encoding Holliday junction branch migration protein RuvA codes for MIASVRGVVAAIAPDSAVIEVGGVGLAVQCAPGTLASLKTGAEARLATSLVVREDSLTLYGFADDDEKHLFELLQTASGIGPRIAQAVLAVHQPEAVRRAVSSGDISALTRVPGIGKKGAERLVLELRDRIGAVSVGADGVAGALSGGWQEQVRQGVLALGWSAQQADQAVAAVGESLDGGETPPVPILLRQAIRLLGRTR; via the coding sequence ATGATCGCCAGCGTGCGCGGTGTGGTTGCCGCGATCGCCCCGGACAGCGCCGTCATCGAGGTCGGCGGCGTCGGCCTGGCCGTGCAGTGCGCGCCCGGCACGCTGGCCTCGCTCAAGACCGGGGCCGAGGCGCGGCTGGCCACCAGCCTGGTCGTACGGGAGGACTCGCTCACCCTCTACGGTTTCGCCGACGACGACGAGAAGCACCTGTTCGAGCTGCTGCAGACGGCCAGTGGCATCGGCCCCCGGATCGCCCAGGCCGTGCTCGCCGTGCATCAGCCCGAGGCGGTCCGCCGGGCCGTCTCGTCCGGCGACATCTCCGCGCTGACCCGCGTGCCCGGGATCGGCAAGAAGGGCGCCGAGCGGCTGGTCCTGGAGCTGCGCGACCGCATCGGCGCGGTCTCCGTCGGGGCCGACGGGGTGGCCGGCGCGCTCAGCGGCGGCTGGCAGGAGCAGGTGCGCCAGGGTGTCCTCGCGCTCGGCTGGTCCGCCCAGCAGGCCGACCAGGCGGTCGCCGCGGTGGGCGAGTCGCTCGACGGCGGTGAGACCCCGCCGGTGCCGATCCTGCTGCGCCAGGCCATCCGGCTGCTGGGCCGCACCCGATGA